A DNA window from Chiloscyllium plagiosum isolate BGI_BamShark_2017 chromosome 9, ASM401019v2, whole genome shotgun sequence contains the following coding sequences:
- the LOC122552551 gene encoding basement membrane-specific heparan sulfate proteoglycan core protein-like isoform X1, translated as MIKKAAIGSDTLSFELLTGHTINCVEKQGCQSVEMISGTLLAVILSLCVTFGANVSVLLQSPSLERVTKGHTARLRCTMKNAAVTHIDVHWYRLERRIKVVWILTYDVRNITQRYPGFTERFQPSRDPSSNSFILTISNVRPRDTGVYYCMVSGNVPGRGSQLIVDIANPVVLLQSPSLEHVTRGHTARLQCTMRNAAVKHTTVKWDKQKPGSHYVRILTHGKDGSTQWSPGFTERFQPSRDSSSNSFILTITNVQPNDTAVYYCSVRGSIYGRGSRIIVNRANPPVLLQSPSLEWVTEGQTAHLQCIMRNAAVTGTTVKWYHQKTGCCKVQILTHSKYGSTQWSPGFSERIQSSRDPSNNSFILTITNVQPTDAGVYYCSVWRKIYGRGSQLNIISVNPPVLLQSPSLECVTEGHSAQLQCTMRNASVTHTNVHWDREQSGNNTEWVLTHDVRNITQWSPGLTERFQSTRDPSSNSFILTITNVQPNDAGVYYCKVWEDISGNGTRLTVMGTVLNPAVVQFPTVQSVREGQTVRMTVHDQEQQTARSDQSLVTTVPQEKKGQDDDSF; from the exons atgattaaaaaagcTGCAATTGGCTCAGACACTTTGAGTTTTGAATTATTAACTGGACATACAATAAATTGTGTGGAGAAACAGGGTTGCCAGTCTGTTGAGATGATCAGTGGAACTCTACTTGCTGTGATCCTGTCCCTCTGTGTTACTTTTG GTGCAAATGTGTCAGTCCttctccagtctcccagcctggaACGGGTCACCAAAGGTCACACTGCCCGTTTACGGTGCACCATGAAGAATGCTGCAGTGACACACATCGATGTACACTGGTATCGGTTGGAAAGACGGATTAAGGTGGTCTGGATTTTAACATATGATGTGAGGAACATCACACAACGGTACCCAGGATTCACTGAGCGTTTCCAGCCTTCCAGAGACCCCTCCAGTAACAGCTTCATTCTGACCATCTCAAACGTGAGGCCCAGAGATACTGGGGTCTATTATTGTATGGTTTCGGGTAATGTCCCCGGTAGAGGAAGCCAGCTCATTGTAGATA TTGCAAATCCTGTCGTCCTTCTCCAGTCTCCGAGTCTCGAACATGTCACCAGGGGTCACACTGCCCGGTTACAGTGCACCATGAGGAATGCCGCAGTGAAACACACCACTGTTAAATGGGACAAACAAAAACCAGGGAGTCACTATGTGCGAATTTTAACACATGGTAAAGATGGCTCCACACAATGGAGCCCAGGATTCACTGAGCGATTCCAGCCTTCGAGAGACTCCTCCAGTAACAGCTTCATTCTGACCATCACAAACGTTCAACCCAATGACACTGCCGTGTATTACTGCTCAGTGCGGGGTAGTATCTATGGGAGAGGAAGCCGAATCATTGTAAACC gtgCAAATCCTCCAGTTCTTCTCCAGTCTCCGAGCCTGGAATGGGTTACCGAGGGTCAAACTGCCCATTTACAATGCATCATGAGAAATGCTGCAGTGACAGGCACCACTGTTAAATGGTACCATCAAAAAACAGGTTGCTGTAAAGTGCAAATTTTAACACATAGTAAATATGGCTCCACACAATGGAGCCCAGGATTCTCTGAGCGAATCCAGTCTTCCAGAGACCCCTCCAATAACAGCTTTATTTTGACCATTACCAATGTGCAGCCCACTGACGCTGGGGTTTATTACTGCTCAGTGTGGAGAAAGATCTATGGGAGAGGAAGTCAGCTCAATATTATCA GTGTTAATCCCCCAGTCCTTCTCCAGTCTCCAAGCCTGGAATGTGTCACTGAGGGTCACTCTGCCCAGTTACAGTGCACCATGAGGAATGCTTCAGTGACACACACCAATGTTCACTGGGACCGGGAACAATCAGGGAATAACACGGAGTGGGTTTTAACACATGACGTGAGGAACATCACACAATGGAGCCCAGGATTAACTGAGCGATTCCAATCTACCAGAGATCCCTCCAGTAACAGCTTCATTTTGACTATCACAAATGTGCAGCCCAATGACGCTGGGGTCTATTACTGTAAAGTGTGGGAGGATATCAGTGGGAATGGAACTCGGCTGACTGTAATGG